From the Candidatus Binatia bacterium genome, one window contains:
- a CDS encoding prepilin-type N-terminal cleavage/methylation domain-containing protein — protein MNRRTRRGERGFTLLEVMVALAILATAFTALLGLHAQNLKTIARERSYTESLFLARERLAQIELQGAPDVGETRGDFEGEYPGEFPGYLWELYVSTPGFFQNVREVTVRVIPPDGIGGAAELTLWVRTS, from the coding sequence ATGAACCGCCGAACCCGACGCGGGGAGCGCGGCTTCACGCTCCTCGAGGTCATGGTCGCCCTCGCAATTCTCGCGACGGCGTTCACCGCTCTCCTCGGCCTTCACGCGCAGAACCTGAAGACGATCGCGCGAGAGCGGAGCTACACCGAATCTCTGTTCCTCGCCCGCGAAAGGCTCGCCCAGATCGAGCTGCAGGGTGCGCCGGATGTCGGCGAGACGCGCGGCGATTTCGAAGGGGAGTACCCCGGCGAGTTCCCGGGTTATCTGTGGGAACTGTACGTCAGCACCCCCGGCTTCTTCCAGAACGTGCGCGAGGTCACCGTGCGTGTGATCCCGCCCGACGGAATCGGCGGCGCCGCGGAACTCACGCTCTGGGTTCGGACGTCATGA
- the gspG gene encoding type II secretion system major pseudopilin GspG, whose translation MQSLVPRSRHQAGFTLIEIMVVVFILGLLITLVAPRILGRTDEARQTKAAADIKAIEQALHLYKLDNGFYPTTDQGLEALVLPPTSGMLPRRWNPDGYLSKIPADPWDLPYVFQSDGGNFVIISFGADGAEGGEGPAADVDSRDLG comes from the coding sequence ATGCAGAGTTTGGTACCACGAAGCCGCCACCAGGCTGGCTTCACCCTCATCGAGATCATGGTCGTGGTCTTCATCCTCGGCCTACTGATCACCCTCGTCGCCCCCCGCATCCTCGGCCGCACCGACGAAGCACGGCAGACGAAGGCCGCCGCCGACATCAAGGCGATCGAGCAGGCTCTCCATCTCTACAAGCTCGACAACGGTTTCTATCCGACGACCGATCAGGGACTCGAAGCGCTCGTTCTTCCCCCCACCAGTGGCATGCTGCCGCGTCGGTGGAACCCCGACGGCTACCTGTCCAAGATCCCCGCCGACCCGTGGGACCTGCCATACGTCTTCCAAAGTGACGGCGGGAATTTCGTCATCATCTCGTTCGGCGCGGACGGAGCCGAGGGCGGCGAGGGTCCGGCCGCCGACGTCGACTCGAGAGATCTGGGATGA
- a CDS encoding GspH/FimT family pseudopilin, with translation MILPARPRAETLRHAGFTLIELAVVMGLIGLLVAFVVPRVGVLSSAALDSSARRLATRVQFLREEAAIRNRWIRLAVNPQRGTYRAEGLVPSAGGVRFAPIDTPLYREITVPDPIQISVEGPGVTASTEGYDTTLFSPDGYADPALLWLDDGAGRRVAVVIDPVSTRARILDDDDIPTGLMGSLR, from the coding sequence ATGATCCTGCCGGCCCGCCCGCGGGCCGAGACCCTACGACATGCCGGGTTCACGCTGATCGAGCTCGCCGTCGTGATGGGCCTGATCGGCTTGCTCGTCGCGTTCGTCGTACCGCGCGTCGGCGTACTCAGTAGCGCGGCTCTCGACTCGAGCGCGCGCCGTCTCGCGACACGCGTGCAGTTCCTTCGGGAGGAGGCCGCGATCCGAAACCGGTGGATTCGCCTTGCCGTGAACCCGCAACGCGGGACGTATCGGGCAGAAGGGCTCGTCCCATCCGCAGGCGGCGTCCGCTTCGCGCCTATCGACACACCGCTCTACCGCGAGATCACCGTCCCCGATCCCATCCAAATCAGCGTCGAAGGCCCCGGCGTCACCGCGAGCACCGAAGGTTACGACACCACCCTCTTCTCTCCCGACGGCTACGCCGACCCCGCACTCCTGTGGCTCGACGACGGCGCCGGGAGACGGGTCGCCGTCGTGATCGATCCGGTGAGCACGCGCGCCCGCATCCTCGACGACGACGACATCCCAACCGGACTCATGGGCTCGCTGCGATGA
- the gspF gene encoding type II secretion system inner membrane protein GspF produces the protein MPVFAYKGLDEGGRNVKGVVESESARSARSRLRKGGIYPTEVVEESTSPQGAALAWRPSARVTSADLALISRQLATLLSAGIPVVEAISAVGEQSERPAATRVLSHLRDAVSQGTSLADAMSEHPTVFPELYVGMVRAGETAGALDLVLERLATHTEAQTRLRARVRNALAYPVIMSCISGGIVLLMLGFVVPKVTRIFADQEAELPLLTRILLGASNAITESWWLLLLILLALIAAGTAIVRRPDGRAWVDRKLLSTPLVGPILTKVAVARFSSTLATLLGNGIPLLGALELAGRVIGNEALRGAIEEARTAIREGQSVAEPLRRSGLFPPLLTRMIAVGERSGELEPMLERVADAYEQDVESSLAGLTAVLEPLMIVVMGGVMIFVVLAILLPIFEINSLVR, from the coding sequence ATGCCGGTCTTCGCATACAAAGGCCTCGACGAGGGCGGCCGCAACGTCAAAGGCGTCGTCGAGTCCGAGAGCGCACGAAGCGCGCGGTCGCGACTGCGCAAGGGCGGCATCTATCCGACGGAGGTCGTCGAAGAGTCGACGTCACCGCAGGGAGCGGCGCTAGCGTGGCGACCGAGCGCGCGCGTCACGAGCGCCGACCTCGCGCTGATCTCCCGTCAGCTCGCGACCCTTCTTTCCGCCGGCATCCCGGTAGTCGAGGCGATCTCCGCGGTCGGCGAACAGTCCGAACGGCCGGCAGCCACGCGCGTCCTCTCCCATCTGCGCGACGCCGTGAGTCAGGGTACGTCGCTCGCGGACGCGATGTCCGAACATCCGACCGTCTTTCCCGAACTCTACGTCGGCATGGTCCGCGCCGGCGAGACCGCCGGAGCCCTCGACCTCGTTCTCGAACGATTGGCGACGCACACCGAAGCGCAGACCCGCCTGCGGGCCCGGGTACGGAACGCCCTCGCCTACCCCGTGATCATGAGCTGCATCTCGGGCGGCATCGTGCTCCTGATGCTCGGCTTCGTCGTACCGAAAGTCACGCGGATCTTCGCCGATCAGGAGGCCGAGCTTCCGTTGCTGACGCGCATCTTGCTCGGCGCCTCGAACGCGATCACCGAAAGCTGGTGGCTCCTGCTCCTGATCCTCCTTGCGCTGATCGCGGCGGGGACCGCGATCGTCCGACGACCCGATGGGCGAGCGTGGGTCGATCGGAAGCTGCTCTCGACGCCGCTCGTCGGTCCGATTCTGACCAAGGTCGCGGTCGCTCGCTTCTCCAGCACGCTCGCCACCCTCCTCGGAAACGGGATCCCGCTCCTTGGGGCGCTGGAACTCGCCGGGCGCGTCATCGGCAACGAAGCGCTGCGCGGAGCAATCGAAGAGGCCCGCACGGCCATCCGCGAGGGCCAGAGCGTCGCCGAACCTCTTCGGCGCTCAGGGCTCTTTCCCCCGCTACTCACCCGGATGATCGCGGTGGGCGAGCGCTCGGGCGAGCTCGAGCCCATGTTGGAGCGCGTGGCGGACGCCTACGAGCAAGACGTGGAGAGCAGCCTCGCCGGCCTCACCGCCGTCCTGGAGCCCCTCATGATCGTCGTGATGGGCGGAGTCATGATCTTCGTGGTGCTCGCGATCCTCCTCCCAATCTTCGAGATCAACTCGCTGGTCAGGTAG